The window TAGCGGAAAGGAGGGCGTTCTCTTGGCTGTGGTTGTTGTTTGTGTTGCTGTCTGTTTCTGTGGAAGACCAGAAGTTTTGAGGTTCGGGAGCGTCCGTGACAACGACAGGGTCGTTGGAGTGACCTAGGCCGAGGGGTGGTTGGACGTGAGCTCGCAGCATAGCCTCCTCGTCAGGATCGTGGTTGTCCATTGCCGGCTGGACGGAGTCGTACTGCGCATAGtagtcgtcatcatcatcatcgtccattGCGGCAGAAGCATTGTAGGCGCTCCAGTGGGATGCGGATGTGGTGGCagaagcgccagcgccagtaCCGGCCTGAGGAGCctgaggagctggagagcggTTGTTGGCCGGAGTGCGTGCGGGAGTGGCATCGTAGCGGTCCCAGTatccatcgtcgtcgtcgtcctccaAGTGATCTGAGCCGCTGGTGGAGGACCCGTTGGAGCTGATTGCGGAGGGTTCAGAGATTCTAGGCGCCTGGAACTTGGCCTCTGCCTGTGCGATGGTGGCAACGCCGCCGAATTGCGAAAAGGGAACGGCTTTGTCTGCCACAGTCACTTCTCCCACTCTCCAGCCATCGCCACCACCCTCGGCGTCGTTGACGCAGTATACCAGCTGAAAAGCAAGCCCGAGGTCGACCAGGACTGTCAATGCCTGCAGCGTCTCTCGGTCCAATCTCTTGTATCTTGTCTCGGCGTCGTAGTCCCAGTCAACCTCAACCTCGCCCGAAACAGGATGAGGTTCCAGGCTTCCATTTTGCACCAGCTCGATCAACTGTGCAGCTTTGGCGGTGTCGTAGGATAGCAGCTTTAGCCAAGGCTCCGTGCTGCCGGAGGAAAACAGCTTCACTCTTTGTCTGAGGATGGGCGAGAGGAGAGGCAGGATGCCCACAGCCGGCTCGGTCGAGACGGTAGCTGTTGGGAGAGCTGGCAGGATTGGGGCCAGCAGCCGGTTGAAGTCTGGAGGCGTGATGCTCGCGCCCATGGTAGATGGTAGGCTCTGATTTTTGTGCTGACGGTGGAGAGCACAAGGAAATTGTGATTTTCTATGGCCTTCGCGCACAGGTTCGATGGAGTCGTCAGAACCTTGTTTCGCGAGAAGAATCGACGCCTGCAGCGGAGGGAAGGCCGCGGCGAGGAGAAAATGTATAGAGTTTGGCCTAGGGGTCTATTTGTGCCGTTTGGTTCCTGAGGCCTGGAATTAGTGGCGAGCGTCACATGCACGCCTAGTCGTGGGAACTACGTTGTATGGATAAAAAGCCACGGCGTGCCTATTGTTTCAGGACGGGTGCAATGTGCGGTGAGAAACGGTGAGGATTATGCAGAGGGGACtgaggaaaaagagagaagaacaGAGAGATCGAGGGTGCATGTGAGCGCGGAATGGCGTTAATATAGTGCCTCCAAGACGTCAGATGCAACTTGTCTCTCGCCCAAACGACATCGTGGATCGCCTAGAATGGTCACACATGTGCTCCTAGTCGGGCCCCCAGCGAGTACCGCATGGGTAGCGCCTAGGGTCGGCGCAGGGTTCTCGGTACAAAGGATCAGCGCGTGAGACTCGGCTGTGGACGGCGCCTGCCAGCTGGTAGCCGGTACCTGGGAGCCCCAGACGCGGTACCCGCCGCAGACAAGACGTTGGGCGTCCGTGGAGGGCCGCTGGGCCAATGGGCGGGAACAATGTGGCGCTCcggggaaaaggaagaaactgAGGAGAGCGACGAGGGGACCAATTGTCACAAGGGAATTTGCTTGAATAATTTCCCTTTTCAGTGGTCAGTGGGGGGAAGCTCTTTTGGAAGTAACGTATTATTGCCCGCAGGTGCTGGAACCGATGGGTACGAGGACCAGTGTTTTGCTACAGTAGCGATTTCATCAAGGCGATGGGGAGTACCTAGTAATTAGATGGATACCAAGCATTAGGAGGAAGTAGATTACAGCATGTCGTACGGCATCTGTAAGATGAAGGGATCAATCGATATTACTACAGATTACCGTCTCAACAGCGACAGCGGAGATGCCTGTCTTATTACAAAGCACTGCCGATGCCATAACCAGGGTCCGTCCAGGACAGGCTGTCTCAGTATTCTGCACCATGTCTCTGGCCTAGAGCTTAGATCGCTGCTTGCCTTGCTTTTCCACGCATTGGCACTTATACGGATAGCGATACAAGTACATGATTAGCTATGTGTATGAACCAGCACTGGGATCAACCAATATTGCTGCAGTACAGATGCCTTACCCTTTGGCGAGCGACAACGGGGATGCCGTCTTACTGCATCTCATAAAGCACCGAAGAACTGCTGATAACCGTTTGCCAGGGTCTATATAATTGTCTCAATATTCTGCCGTGTGTCTGTGCCTGGATTTCAATTGCTGCTTACTTATCCGCACCTGAGCACTTATACGGAAACTGATGCAGGTACTACATAATAGCTTAGGTATACGAACCAGCACAGGGATCACCAAAGGCCGAGATCCCTACCGGCACGCGAAGCGGTTACATACTATCAGCGGGACTTGAGAGCTCATGATACTAATGCACACACTTCCTTCTGTCCGCTTTGGGGTGCCCAGCTTGCGGTGGAAGAAGAACGCGAGAGACACCCCGCCATATACGGCGATTAACTTGGGCGAATGTTTGCAAAAATCGCCAAAATAAAGAATCCAAGATGGTTAAAATCAGAATGAGGGCTACAATCTGATGATCGCAATCGGGATTTGTGCAGATAGGCCCGAGCCTCgtgttcttcttccaccaccTTCCCGGGCCGTCTCCGTATGGGGAAATGGGCCGATTGGGCTCCGGCACCGCCTGGATCTGTGATGCCGGCGCTGGTGTATGTTTTCTAGGCATCTACATCTACATCTACATGCATGCTGTAATCTATCTTGCTGGGGTGCTCCGAACATGCTTACGGCCATGGGTCGATGGTGTCGAGGATGACAAACTTGGATCCTGCGCCCAGGATCCTCATCCTCGAGAAGATCCATGCAAACATTCCCAAGTGTAACTCAACCTATCCATTTATTCCATGACTCGTCTCTTTATAATTCGGAGGCCCTACTTGTACTTGCAATACATAGTCCAAAGCAGATTTCCTCGCCTCGGAGCTCAATGCATCTACAGCGTTGACGGGTCCCAGCATGGCAAGATTCTTTGATGTCATCGCGCCAAAGCTCAAGGAGTCCCCCCCCGACCTCTCCAGATTCTCCGCCACAAGCCGCAACGGGGTCTCGGCTCGTCGTTCCCCGGCAATGGCGTCACGATGGcaaactaaaagaaaaaaaaaaaaaaacagtcaGCTCGAATAGCAAATGAAACGTGAAAGAAAATACGACAAATCACCACGATGACGGCAGAACAATAAAacataaacttaaaaaaaattacactttgtaaaacaaacaaatcgCAATCCATAATCAGTGCATCTCAACCGCGCTCAAACGCGCATTCCGTCGGCTcccgtattttttttttctattctttccCTTATCATTCCAGCCAAGGTCTCGAAATCTTATCTACCAATAATTGGTAGTGCGCACCAGCAATCCAAAACACCAAACAAAGGCTTAACCTCTGAATCAAACAACAACCACCACTTCGTGACGGAGAATAGAAAAAGGCTCAATTTCCAGATTCCCATTTCCTAGATTCCCACCTACTTAGTTACACCGATTCAAAGAACGCTGCAAGTCCGTACTGCGCGCAAAACTTGTCAACCTGAAGCGGCAACTCCTGCATGTCGCCACGAGGCGGCCACCTCAAAGATGAGGTTTGTCTATTCTCCCTTGTCAACAAGCTTCCACGATGCTAGATCCAATTCTGTGCGCTCTTCATGCTAATCTATTTTATTTCTATCTTCACAGGGCTCAAGACTCCAAGTCGTATCAGCTGGCGCAATAGCTGGGCTCGTCTCTCGGTAAGCTTCTCCCACGAATGAACTTTATACATCGTAAAGCAGACATGACAAACTCACGCGcccttctctcccttttgATAGATTCATCGTCGCGCCCCTCGACGTCGTCAAGAtccgcctccagctccagccatACTCTCTCTCCGACCCCTTGGCCCCCCTCCGCGAAGCCCCCGCCTACCGCGGCACCGTCCACACCATCAAGCACATCCTCAAGCATGAGGGCCTGACGGGTCTGTGGAAGGGCAATGTCCCTGCAGAGCTCATGTACGTGTGCTACTCGGCCGCCCAATTCACCGCCTACCGCTCCACGACCGTCTTCCTGCAGACCGCGCTGCCCCGGCGCCTGCCCGACTCGGCCGAGACCTTCGTCGCCGGCGCCGTCTCCGGGGCGGCTGCTACGAGTGTCACGTACCCTCTCGACCTGCTGAGAACGCGATTCGCCGCCCAGGGGAGGCACAAGGTGTATTCCTCCCTCAGAGGCGCTCTGTGGGACATCAAGCGCGACGAAGGGTTCAGGGGCTTCTTCCGCGGCCTGGGTCCTGCGCTGGCCCAGATCATCCCCTTCAtgggcatcttcttcgcctcatACGAAGGTCTGCGGCTCCAGCTCAACGACCTCCATCTTCCTTGGGGCAGTGGCGACGCCACCGCCGGCATCATGGCCAGCGTTATGGCCAAGACGGCCGTCTTCCCCCTCGACCTCGTGCGCAAGCGCATCCAGGTACAGGGCCCCACGCGAAGCAAGTACGTGTACAACGACATTCCCGTGTATACTTCCGCAGGTCGGGCTATACGGGTCATTTTCCAGACGGAGGGGCTGCGAGGCCTGTATAAGGGTCTGCCTATTAGTTTGATCAAGGCTGCTCCTGCGAGTGCAATTACGCTGTGGACGTATGAGCAGAGTTTGAAGCTCTTGATGAGCTTTGACGAAAATAAAGACGACAAAGGGGCATTGTAACGGAGCTTGTAACGTTGATTCGTAAAAGCATGTATTTTTATCTAGACTCTAATTATCTAATGACCACTGCTATGAAAACAATCTATCCGTTTTGGTTCCCATTGCAGACAAACGATAAAATCCccctcaaaaaaaaaaaaaaacgtaaCGAGGCATCATGACTTCCTTAATTTCTCAGCTTGCGGTTCGTCTCATCCGCTCTCTCAATACACTCCTCAATCACCTGCCAGAATTTATCTACGTCTACTCCTCTGGGTATCCTTACGCCCCCTTCGCCTGCAGGCAGCACGTTGGCAATCGTCCGGCCGGTCTGCTTCTCGCCGCGCTGTGCCTCTTCAGCCGTGCCCTCGGTGATGACAGTCACGTCGAAGCGTTCGTTGTGCTTGGTGCCTTGGCTCTTGACGTCATCCCAGTCGTAGAAGACGATCTCGTCAGGAGTACCGGTGAGGACGGCAGCGAGGGCGAGGGGATCGTGGAGGGGAGGGCCGGCAGTGATGCCAAAAACGTCACTATTTGGTTTGTTAGCTGCTACTCTCCAAAACAGACATCTCTCAAGTCCAAAGGGAAAACCTTACGCATAAGTCTTGGCAAAGAAGTAAAGCAGCTCAACCAGCATCGTCCGCAGCGTCGTCTTGCCAGTGCCAGTCTTCTCGCCGTCCTTGCCGTACAGCAGAAGCTCTCTGACCTTCTCCGTAGCCAAGACCTGGTGGCTCAGGTCCAGCGGGACCATGAACATCTTCTTGGCAATCTCCTTGTTGTGGAATATCTCGGCCGCCGCCTCCGGGTCAATGAAGATGTTGAACTCGGCATATGGTGTTGTGTTGCCAATGCGCTCCTTGCCATCGACCGTACCCAGCGGTGCGTCTGAGAAGCCTCCTCCGATGGATCCTCCCATGATGCTCAGTCCCTTGATGTGTGGGATGAGCTCCGGATACTTTCGGAATAGGGCGGCGACGTTGGTGACGGTGCCGGTGGCCACGATCCAGGCTGTGCCGGCCGGCTGGGCCttgagagcagcagccatggcatcaATGGCGGGCTCGGTGGATGGGGTGCATTGGGGCTTGGGGAGGAGGTCGGTGCCGTCGAGGCCGCTGTCGCCGTGAATGTCAGTCGGCGCGTGAATAGGAGGCCGCTCGAGCGGGTTGCTGTAGCCAACATAGAGGGGGATGTCGTTGTGTTTGCCGAAGGCTGTCAGGATGGAGGCGGCATTGTGTGTAGTATGTCTGGTAGGTTTCAAAGTTAGCTGCGGGTATTGATCAAGTAGGCGCAAAACAATCAGCCTTTCCATCGCACATACTCTAGGGAAGCATTTCCAAAGACTGTAGAAACGCCCAGCAGATTGATTCTGGGGTGATGAGCGGCCAGCAGAATGGCAAAGGCGTCCTGTGCGGAGAATATCCAGTTAGCTCAGACGTCTCCGATTAGGTTCGGCCGGGCGCCTCATGCAATGCGACTCTGCATGAGGCTTGCGTATTGCAAATGAAACAGAAACAAGAAACTCACATCGTGGCCTGGGTCGCAGTCCAGCCAAACGGGCACTTGAGCAGACGCCATATTTTAGGATAGAAGTGGGAGACTCGGGTAAGATTCGAAATAACAAATGGCACTAAACGGGAGACACGATACGCTCTCTATGAATTCGGCTGAAATCTACGGTAGCTTAAAGGCCTCTTTATAGTTATGCTTTGTTTGGGTCACGGAAGGGCGCGGACAGAAAGAATTGGTTGGGATCGAGACACTTTTCAATGCTCCGTAATCGCGGAAACCCACAGCCCCAGACGGTGAAATCGAGAAGTCAGCAACCACACTCTCGGTTGACGGCGAGCCTCAGACCAAACGAGGTAGCGTAGGCTATCTCAAGTTTTTGCTGGCAACTCGCCGCCCCAGGGAGcccgcttctttttttttctccgcaGCCGCAAGGCTCCAGAGTGGGGGAATAGCCCATCAAGCCCATCCAACCTGGCCTCGTCCTGGGCTGACCCCTCATTCACAAGTTGATGCTAGCAGGACTAGCATCGCCAGGAACCGAAAGTTTGTGTCATTGGCGTCtggattttaataataaaagcggCAAGCCGAGACGCTAGGCTCCATTCTCGAGGGAACTTCAAGGACGGCTGGCAAACGTCGGCGTCTGAACCCATATCTGTAGCTACACGTGACGCCGGGCCATTTATATACATGTCTTTGGCTGTTTGACTGGGAGCGCGGAACTCCGCGATAGATAGTCGATTTCTCTCAAGCTGAACAATAACTGGGGTATCTAGTGCGGTATATTGCTTGCTCATCCATCTGCTACAGATTCTGGGGCCGCTCAAAGTGAGAAACTTTGTCCGCCGATTGCGCAGATAAAGCAGGACTTATCGGCCTCCCGCGGCAGGCTATCCTCACCCCGACTTCTTGCGCTGCTCGACGACCCGCATCACGTCCGCCGCGCTGTTAGCATCGCCCTTCCGCTTCTTCGGTCCCCTCTTCCGCTTTGACTTGTCGCCTCTACTTGAACCCTCTTCTCCAGTGTCATCGCCCCACTTCGACAGCTTGACCTTCGAATCGTCAaaatcttcctcatcctcaaaTCGACTAGTGCCAAAGCCCATGTCgatgtcatcatcatctctacTCTGCATTTGAAGGAGCTTCTTGCGTCGTTCTTCCAGTGCTTTGGCCTCTTCCTTGGCTTTATCATCCTCAGCATCTTGCTCAATGGGCCTGAGAGATGCTGCCTTCTTAATGGCCGCCAATATTGCCGGATCAGACATAGATGGTCCTCTATTTGCTTTCTCGGATATAAGTCCCGTCTTTGCATCTTTGAAGTAGTTGCGCCGTTCTGGCTGTGTAAGAGACGGTTTTGGTGGGGGTGGCATAGATTCTTTGGTGCCAGCTTCCATGCTTACTTTTCGCTGGTTGCTgtcgctctcttcttcatccgaaTCAGAGTCGGATCCCTCCACTCCGGCCAGCGGATTGTaatcatcgccagcatcttcaaagATATCCACATCaccatcgtcttcctctggctcctccttctttcgaTATTGTTCAGGAACTTCCATACCTAGCGGTTTAGCATCCTTGTCTGGCATTAGAAGGCCACTCTGTGAATCTCCCTCGTCGCGCTGTACCTTCCGcactttcctcttctcatgTCCGTCTTCGTCTACAATAATTAAAACCTCCCTCCCTTTACTGTCTTTCTCGATCCTGGTTCCTGGCTTTTGTTTTGCTCCAATTTTTTTGAATCGATCTCCGAGAGTTGATTCTTGGGCTTCCTTTGCTGCTAGCCGGGCTGCTTTTAGCTCCGCTAAAATTTGGTCGCgtgttcttttcttccctggAGCCAGAGCCACAGTTGAGAGattcccctttttcttttccacctTTTCCTTTGTGATTGCTTGTACGTCCAGTTCTTCAAGTTGATCGAATTCATCGTccacatcttcttcagcggcgACTTCTTCAGGATCCTCTTTTCCCGCTTCCTTCTTTCCGTAGATGTCCTCGCCTTTGCGTATCCTTTCAAGAAGCTTGAAATCGAGCCCCTTTACCAGATGCGTACTCCCAAGATCTCCACCCGCGATTTGGAATCTTAGTTTTTCGTATGTTGACTGATCGATTTCTTCGTCTTTAAGAGCCTTTTCAAGTGCCTTTAATCTCTCCTCCCGGTCATCTTCGTTGGCCTCACGAGTTTGTGACCTGTCGATATAACCCGTACCCAGCTTCACTCCCCTTGGGGCAGATgatttaaacttcttttgCGGGTGTAGCGCTTGGTTCCTCTCGGCTAGTTGTCGCGCAAAATCGGCCTGTGTGCCCCCTAATGACCGTCTTGAAACCTGAGTATTAGCATAGTCACTCAGAAGGCTTTGATTGTGGTAACGTACGGTGTCATAGGGATGCTGCTTCGCTGTCGAGAACCTAATGATCCATGATTTGCGATGGGACTCGCGCCTGTGGGAGAAGCTCGATCTTTTGACGGCTTGGCCGAGTTAGCCAGCATCAATTTTCGAAATTGGTCATTATTCATGATTGCAA is drawn from Trichoderma asperellum chromosome 4, complete sequence and contains these coding sequences:
- a CDS encoding uncharacterized protein (EggNog:ENOG41), whose protein sequence is MNNDQFRKLMLANSAKPSKDRASPTGASPIANHGSLGSRQRSSIPMTPRSLGGTQADFARQLAERNQALHPQKKFKSSAPRGVKLGTGYIDRSQTREANEDDREERLKALEKALKDEEIDQSTYEKLRFQIAGGDLGSTHLVKGLDFKLLERIRKGEDIYGKKEAGKEDPEEVAAEEDVDDEFDQLEELDVQAITKEKVEKKKGNLSTVALAPGKKRTRDQILAELKAARLAAKEAQESTLGDRFKKIGAKQKPGTRIEKDSKGREVLIIVDEDGHEKRKVRKVQRDEGDSQSGLLMPDKDAKPLGMEVPEQYRKKEEPEEDDGDVDIFEDAGDDYNPLAGVEGSDSDSDEEESDSNQRKVSMEAGTKESMPPPPKPSLTQPERRNYFKDAKTGLISEKANRGPSMSDPAILAAIKKAASLRPIEQDAEDDKAKEEAKALEERRKKLLQMQSRDDDDIDMGFGTSRFEDEEDFDDSKVKLSKWGDDTGEEGSSRGDKSKRKRGPKKRKGDANSAADVMRVVEQRKKSG
- the TPC1 gene encoding mitochondrial thiamine pyrophosphate transporter (TransMembrane:2 (i177-198o218-238i)~BUSCO:EOG092D3JGK); the protein is MSPRGGHLKDEGSRLQVVSAGAIAGLVSRFIVAPLDVVKIRLQLQPYSLSDPLAPLREAPAYRGTVHTIKHILKHEGLTGLWKGNVPAELMYVCYSAAQFTAYRSTTVFLQTALPRRLPDSAETFVAGAVSGAAATSVTYPLDLLRTRFAAQGRHKVYSSLRGALWDIKRDEGFRGFFRGLGPALAQIIPFMGIFFASYEGLRLQLNDLHLPWGSGDATAGIMASVMAKTAVFPLDLVRKRIQVQGPTRSKYVYNDIPVYTSAGRAIRVIFQTEGLRGLYKGLPISLIKAAPASAITLWTYEQSLKLLMSFDENKDDKGAL
- a CDS encoding uncharacterized protein (EggNog:ENOG41), with protein sequence MGASITPPDFNRLLAPILPALPTATVSTEPAVGILPLLSPILRQRVKLFSSGSTEPWLKLLSYDTAKAAQLIELVQNGSLEPHPVSGEVEVDWDYDAETRYKRLDRETLQALTVLVDLGLAFQLVYCVNDAEGGGDGWRVGEVTVADKAVPFSQFGGVATIAQAEAKFQAPRISEPSAISSNGSSTSGSDHLEDDDDDGYWDRYDATPARTPANNRSPAPQAPQAGTGAGASATTSASHWSAYNASAAMDDDDDDDYYAQYDSVQPAMDNHDPDEEAMLRAHVQPPLGLGHSNDPVVVTDAPEPQNFWSSTETDSNTNNNHSQENALLSARELALLHPRPRSSASSSSHGSITVAKLEASAGKQEQNEFGVKQHVSRSIRSLYLLARSSGIEREEFEQLVKREMDVLSLVEDQE